From Cyanobium sp. ATX 6F1, a single genomic window includes:
- a CDS encoding Nif11 domain/cupin domain-containing protein produces MAEADLQRFLEKVRQLQAFVALGETQPELRRALRECGHHHQVVDLAARWGFSIGRRWGESNGPDGPRAGNLLAQPCPSPGQERSDVLLEAPGLRLESIHSCSAVSPEGQWYDQSETEWVLLLQGSARLRFEDEPQPRDLAVGDALLISPHRRHRVEGTDPSPGTVWLALFLGTTS; encoded by the coding sequence ATGGCGGAAGCCGACCTGCAACGCTTTCTCGAAAAAGTGCGCCAGTTGCAGGCCTTCGTGGCCCTGGGCGAAACCCAGCCGGAGTTACGCCGCGCCCTGCGGGAGTGCGGCCACCACCATCAGGTGGTGGATCTGGCGGCCCGCTGGGGGTTCAGCATCGGCCGGCGCTGGGGTGAGTCCAACGGCCCTGACGGTCCACGGGCCGGCAACCTGCTCGCCCAGCCATGCCCCTCACCGGGCCAGGAGCGCAGCGACGTGCTCCTGGAAGCCCCTGGCTTGCGCCTGGAGTCGATCCATTCCTGCTCAGCTGTGAGCCCCGAAGGTCAGTGGTACGACCAGAGCGAAACGGAATGGGTGCTGTTGCTCCAGGGCAGTGCCAGGCTGCGTTTTGAGGATGAGCCCCAGCCCCGGGATCTGGCGGTGGGGGATGCGCTGCTGATCAGTCCGCATCGGCGTCATCGGGTCGAGGGAACCGATCCTTCCCCAGGAACCGTTTGGCTCGCCCTGTTCCTTGGGACGACGAGCTGA
- a CDS encoding phosphate-starvation-inducible PsiE family protein, with amino-acid sequence MKRLLRILQDDQAFLRGIDQGERLLAKALSLILALVVVVASIHLLQLVWSDLLNTETTWLGDELTRVLGDVLNVLIALEVLQNLTAYLRRKVIQIELVLVTALTAVARKVIVLPPGSEDKPLLLAGLGLVVLSLAAAYWLVRQPVAISSSSQGTGRAKRFLGKDRFPRPDDADAD; translated from the coding sequence ATGAAGCGGCTGCTGCGGATCCTGCAGGACGACCAGGCTTTCCTGCGGGGGATCGACCAGGGGGAACGCCTGCTGGCCAAGGCCCTCTCGCTGATCCTCGCTTTGGTGGTGGTGGTGGCCAGCATCCACCTGCTGCAGCTGGTCTGGAGCGATCTGCTCAACACGGAAACCACCTGGCTGGGGGATGAACTCACCCGAGTGCTGGGTGATGTGCTCAACGTGCTGATCGCCCTGGAGGTGCTGCAGAACCTCACGGCCTATCTGCGCCGCAAGGTGATCCAGATCGAGCTGGTGCTGGTCACCGCGCTCACGGCGGTGGCGCGAAAGGTGATCGTGCTTCCGCCTGGGTCGGAAGACAAGCCGTTACTGCTGGCCGGGCTGGGCCTGGTGGTGCTGTCCCTGGCCGCGGCCTACTGGCTGGTGCGCCAGCCGGTGGCGATCAGCTCGTCGTCCCAAGGAACAGGGCGAGCCAAACGGTTCCTGGGGAAGGATCGGTTCCCTCGACCCGATGACGCCGATGCGGACTGA
- a CDS encoding GNAT family N-acetyltransferase: protein MALLRPLLPEDLPQLIEVYRQAVLDQAPPLYSPRQVAAWAGHSAGVALEAELSAGFGLASCSEGGATIEAFALLQPIDRLSLLYCRGRSSRQGRASALLEALENHGRRMGVTRLRTEASQLSRPLLERRGWRVERPEQVLFAGVLFDRFRMGKFLDEPGVPTP, encoded by the coding sequence ATGGCCTTGCTTCGCCCCCTGCTGCCCGAGGACCTGCCCCAGCTGATCGAGGTCTACCGGCAAGCGGTGCTCGATCAGGCTCCGCCGCTGTACAGCCCGCGCCAGGTGGCGGCCTGGGCCGGCCACAGCGCTGGAGTCGCGCTGGAGGCGGAACTGTCAGCGGGATTCGGCCTGGCCAGCTGCTCCGAGGGGGGCGCCACGATCGAGGCCTTCGCCCTGCTGCAGCCGATCGATCGCCTCTCGCTGCTGTATTGCCGCGGCCGCTCCAGCCGCCAGGGTCGCGCCTCGGCCCTGCTGGAGGCGCTGGAGAACCATGGCCGCAGAATGGGTGTAACGCGCCTGCGCACCGAAGCCAGTCAGCTCTCGAGGCCCCTGCTGGAGCGCCGGGGCTGGCGGGTGGAGCGGCCCGAACAGGTGCTGTTCGCCGGCGTGCTGTTCGACCGCTTCCGCATGGGCAAGTTCCTGGACGAACCAGGCGTCCCCACACCTTGA
- a CDS encoding DUF3136 domain-containing protein: protein MATHKPLTIGELEAGFSAYCMALRRLVGEQRGLETIERTLCWHNLQRLHDSLPQRYRSPTELYQRYERTRRAGGDKPD from the coding sequence ATGGCCACACACAAACCCCTCACCATCGGCGAGCTGGAGGCAGGATTCTCCGCCTATTGCATGGCCCTGAGGCGGTTGGTGGGGGAACAACGGGGCCTGGAGACGATCGAGCGCACGTTGTGTTGGCACAACCTTCAGCGACTCCACGATTCCCTCCCCCAGCGCTACAGATCACCAACCGAGCTCTACCAACGCTATGAACGCACCCGCCGCGCCGGTGGAGACAAGCCCGACTAG